A genomic segment from Prochlorothrix hollandica PCC 9006 = CALU 1027 encodes:
- a CDS encoding acetyl-CoA carboxylase carboxyltransferase subunit alpha, whose translation MSTVQRKPILLDFEKPLVELEARIAQIRDLAEENEVDVSEQIQQLEQRAAQLRQEIFSSLSPAQRIQLARHPRRPSTLDYVQMMTEDWIELHGDRRGGDDLALVGGIARLEGRSVMLLGHQKGRDTKDNVARNFGMASPGGYRKAMRLMEHADRFGMAILTFIDTPGAWAGVEAEKQGQGEAIAYNLREMFRLDVPILCTVIGEGGSGGALGIGVGDRQLMFEHSVYTVASPEACAAILWKDAGKAGQAAEALKITAPDLKALGIIDDIIPEPLGGAHSDPLQAAKVLKDSILSHLVDLDRLTPGERREQRYQKFRRMGVFLES comes from the coding sequence ATGTCTACTGTTCAACGTAAGCCCATTTTGTTGGATTTTGAGAAGCCTTTAGTGGAATTAGAAGCCCGCATTGCTCAAATCCGGGATCTTGCTGAAGAAAATGAAGTGGACGTGTCGGAGCAGATCCAGCAATTGGAACAGCGGGCAGCCCAATTGCGCCAGGAAATTTTTAGCAGTCTCTCCCCAGCCCAGCGGATTCAGTTGGCTCGCCATCCGCGCCGCCCCAGCACCTTGGATTATGTGCAGATGATGACGGAGGACTGGATCGAACTCCATGGCGATCGTCGGGGGGGAGATGATCTGGCGTTGGTGGGAGGCATTGCGCGGCTGGAGGGTCGATCGGTGATGCTGTTGGGGCACCAAAAAGGTCGGGATACCAAAGATAATGTGGCCCGGAACTTTGGCATGGCTTCCCCTGGTGGCTACCGTAAGGCCATGCGGCTGATGGAACATGCCGATCGCTTTGGGATGGCCATCTTGACCTTTATTGATACCCCTGGGGCTTGGGCGGGGGTGGAGGCGGAAAAACAGGGCCAGGGGGAGGCGATCGCCTACAATTTGCGGGAAATGTTCCGCTTGGATGTGCCCATCCTCTGCACGGTCATTGGGGAAGGGGGATCCGGGGGAGCCTTGGGCATTGGGGTGGGCGATCGCCAACTGATGTTTGAACATTCTGTTTACACCGTCGCCAGTCCCGAAGCCTGCGCCGCCATTCTCTGGAAGGATGCAGGCAAAGCGGGCCAAGCTGCCGAAGCCCTCAAAATTACGGCCCCAGATCTCAAAGCCTTGGGCATTATCGATGATATTATCCCCGAACCCCTGGGGGGTGCCCATTCTGACCCGCTCCAAGCCGCTAAGGTTTTGAAAGACTCGATTTTGAGCCACTTGGTAGATCTGGATCGACTGACCCCAGGGGAGCGACGGGAACAGCGCTACCAGAAATTTCGACGCATGGGCGTTTTTCTA
- a CDS encoding aldehyde oxygenase (deformylating), whose product MQQLEAGVELDYQSPTYKDAYSRINAIVIEGEQEAYENYLSLTKLLPDQAEDLTRLSKMESRHKKGFQACARNLSVDPDMDFAREFFAGLHGNFQKAAEENKIVTCLLIQSLIIECFAIAAYNIYIPVADAFARKITEGVVQDEYTHLNFGEEWLKANFEASKAELEEANRGNLPLVWKMLNQVADDADVLGMEKEALVEDFMIQYGEALEKIGFNKRELVRLSMHGLAV is encoded by the coding sequence ATGCAGCAGCTTGAGGCTGGCGTGGAACTGGACTATCAAAGCCCAACCTACAAAGATGCCTACAGCCGCATCAATGCGATCGTGATCGAAGGGGAGCAAGAAGCCTATGAAAACTATTTAAGTTTAACGAAGCTTCTACCGGACCAAGCCGAAGATTTAACCCGACTCTCCAAAATGGAAAGTCGCCACAAAAAAGGCTTCCAAGCCTGTGCCCGAAATCTGAGTGTTGATCCGGACATGGACTTTGCCCGTGAGTTTTTTGCGGGACTCCATGGCAACTTCCAAAAAGCAGCCGAGGAGAACAAAATTGTCACCTGCCTGCTGATTCAATCCCTGATCATTGAATGCTTTGCGATCGCGGCCTATAACATCTATATCCCTGTAGCAGATGCCTTTGCCCGCAAAATTACCGAGGGCGTTGTTCAGGATGAATACACCCACCTTAATTTTGGAGAAGAGTGGCTGAAGGCAAACTTTGAAGCATCCAAAGCAGAACTGGAAGAAGCCAATCGGGGTAATCTGCCCCTGGTTTGGAAAATGCTCAACCAAGTAGCCGATGATGCTGATGTTCTCGGTATGGAGAAAGAAGCCTTGGTGGAAGACTTCATGATCCAATATGGTGAAGCCCTAGAAAAGATTGGCTTTAATAAGCGAGAATTGGTACGCCTGTCTATGCACGGCTTAGCTGTTTAG
- a CDS encoding long-chain acyl-[acyl-carrier-protein] reductase translates to MFGLIGHLTSLEHAQAVARDLGYPEYADQDLEFWCSAPPQVVDDITVTSATGQVIHGKYVESCFLPEMLAKRRAKAAIRKILNAMSHAQKNGINISALGGFSSIIFETFNLENMPQVRNVTLDFQRFTTGNTHTAYIICRQLEGVAKQLNLELAKTTVAVVGATGDIGSAVCRWINDRTDVADLLLVARNRERLEALQTELGRGKIMDVADALPQADVIIWVASMAKGMEINGETLRNPCVLIDGGYPKNLSTQVQRPGIHVLNGGIVEHSLDINWKIMQIVNMDVPSRQLFACFAESMLLEFEKWYTNFSWGRNQITLAKMEQIGGASVKHGFNPLLLSL, encoded by the coding sequence ATGTTTGGTCTTATTGGTCACCTGACAAGTTTAGAACACGCTCAAGCTGTGGCACGGGACTTAGGTTACCCCGAGTATGCCGACCAGGATTTAGAATTTTGGTGTAGCGCCCCGCCCCAAGTTGTGGATGACATCACAGTCACCAGTGCCACAGGGCAGGTGATCCACGGGAAATATGTGGAATCTTGTTTCTTGCCAGAAATGCTGGCTAAGCGCCGTGCTAAGGCAGCCATTCGCAAGATTCTCAACGCCATGTCCCATGCCCAAAAGAATGGGATTAATATCTCGGCCTTGGGGGGATTCTCCTCCATTATTTTCGAGACCTTCAACTTAGAAAATATGCCCCAGGTGCGCAATGTCACCCTGGATTTTCAGCGCTTCACCACAGGTAATACCCACACCGCTTATATCATCTGCCGCCAATTGGAGGGAGTAGCCAAACAACTCAATTTAGAGTTGGCCAAAACCACTGTAGCCGTTGTGGGGGCAACGGGGGACATTGGCAGTGCTGTTTGTCGCTGGATCAATGACCGTACCGATGTGGCTGATCTGCTGCTGGTGGCTCGGAACCGGGAACGTTTGGAAGCCCTCCAAACTGAGCTGGGGCGAGGCAAAATCATGGATGTGGCGGACGCATTGCCCCAAGCTGATGTCATTATCTGGGTTGCCAGCATGGCAAAAGGCATGGAAATCAATGGGGAAACCCTGAGAAATCCCTGCGTTCTCATTGATGGGGGCTATCCCAAAAATCTCTCAACCCAGGTACAACGTCCGGGAATCCATGTCCTCAATGGGGGGATTGTGGAACATTCCCTGGATATTAACTGGAAGATTATGCAGATCGTCAATATGGATGTGCCGTCTCGCCAGCTCTTTGCCTGTTTTGCAGAATCCATGCTGTTGGAATTTGAGAAGTGGTATACCAATTTTTCCTGGGGCCGCAACCAAATTACCTTGGCCAAAATGGAACAGATTGGGGGCGCTTCCGTGAAACATGGGTTTAATCCCCTGTTGCTATCCCTATAG